In Penaeus vannamei isolate JL-2024 unplaced genomic scaffold, ASM4276789v1 unanchor4099, whole genome shotgun sequence, the DNA window acacacacatgcacacacacatgcacacacacatgcatacacatacacacacacacatacacacacacacatacacacacacatacacacacacacatacacacacacatatacacacacacacatacacacacacacacacacatacacacacacacacatacacacacgcacatacacacacacacacacacacacatacatacacacacacatacatacacacatacacacacacacatacacacatacacacacacatacacacacacacacacacacacacacacacacacacacacacacacacacacacacacacacacacacacacacatacacacacacacatacacacacacacaaatgtgcacactcacatgtgcacatacatgcacacacatgcacacacatattcacacatgcacacacaatcacacacacaatcacacacacgcacacaatcacacacacgcacacacaatcacacacacgaacacacaatcacacacacacgcacacacaatcacacacacacacgcacacacatgcacacacaatcacacacaatcacacacatggacccacaatcacacacatccacacacaatcacacaatcacacacacacacgcacgcacaatcacacacacgcacgcacaatcacacacacacacgcacgcacaatcacacacacgcacgcacaatcacacacacacacacacgcacaatcacacacgcacgcacaatcacacacacgcacacacaatcacacacacgcacgcacaatcacacacgcacgcacaatcacacacacgcacgcacacatgcacgcacaaacacggacacatgcacgcacaaacacggacacatgcacacacaaacacggacacacgcacaaacacggacacacacacacacacacacacacacacacacacacacacacacacacacacacacacacacacacacacacacacacacacacacacacatatatgctcatatatacatgcatacatacataaatgcatacatacatacatgcatacatacatacatgcatacatacatacatgcatacatacatacatgcatacatacatgcatacatacatgcatacatacatacatgcatacatacatgcatacatacatgcatacatacatgcatacatacatacatacatacatacatacatacatacatacatacatatttttacatacatgcagcacacatacagcacacatacacacacatacacacacatacaacacacatacaacacatacaacacacacacacatacgcatacacatacacacacacacacacacgcacacacacacacacacacacacacacacatacaaacacacacacacacacatacacacacatacacacatgcatactcacacacacatgggccaactcatacaaacacacacacatgtacatctgCGTGCACGCACATAATCATAGGTATGTGTGGATTGTTATCAGCATTTTATATACTCGTTATCTTAAAGCTAAATCTAAAGTGATAAGCTAGGAGGAAAAAAGGATTTGCAATAAAGATAACCATTATTGTATTGATAGAGCTCTAGTAGATACATTAAGAGCCACAATTATTAGATTATATGAATATACTACTgtggaaatataaaatatatgggaTATGAAAAAGTATTTCAGTTCTCACAAGTTGGTATTATGATAAGTTATCATTGGCTGTCTTATCTGGTTTAGCTGTATAAGGCACAAGTGAACTAGCTATCCAATAAGATTTTCACCTGTATGGCCTGGTTGGAGCTGCCACATGTAGCCTGATACGTTGTTGTCACACAACTGCTTAGTCTtagtcacacacatgcacacaccagtCCAGCTTGTTCGCCTTAGCTCTTCATGCAGTGTTTTGTTGTTTGGTATTTGGTGTAGGCATTGTGGATAACTTTttgagtggatgagtgaataCCCTGCCCAACTTAAGCAAGAACTTTAGTGATGCCAAGTTTACAATGCTTTATTAGATTTTGTACCTATATCTTTGACAAATAATAATGTGGATTGTTTAGTGGTTTGAAGAAACTCTGTTTAATATGCTAATTCCAGTTTCTGAATATGAGTCGTAAGGTTATAGCAAAGAAGGAATTAAATAAGCTTCATGAACTAGAAAAAAGCCTCAAGGAAGACCCGGATAATGAGGGAAAGCCACGGAAGAGAGCTGCATCTCCCTCACCACTTGGTAGAGTTACTGAAGCACCTTCTGCGACTACTTCGGATTCTCGCACAGGAAGGGGAAGGTCCTTCACCAATCCATCTGATCTAGGCAAGCTCAGAAACAGGGAAGCAAAATCCCCTTCTCCGCTTCAGAGATCCGCTCTTAGTAGATCAAGGTCAAGTGTGGCAGCAACTGGTGTACAAACACAGCAGAATTCCTCAAAGGAAAGGTCCACATCACCATCACAAGTGAACAGTACTGCCTCTAGCCCCAGGACCAATCCAGCTGTTGCAGATAAGTCGCTGACAACAAGAACGAGACTTTCAAAGTCTCCATCTCCTCTCGCCAGAACGCCACTTCCACCCAAAATCAAAGTTTCTCCAAATAAGACTGGCTCATCAACCTACAAACTCAACCAAAATGTCCATGGCGCACTGACTAAACTCAAATTTAAGGTAAGCAATTGGCAAGTGTTGCTTAAAATTTAGGGCTATATTTCTTGCCTAAAAAGATTGAGTCAGAAGGTAAAAATGTTTATTCTAATGTGCATTGCTTGAGTTTTGAAAATTTGGGAATACTTGCATTTGTCCTTTATTTATCAGTGCCAAGATCTTATGTATTGTAATGTACTATGTAATGTTTTTCCAAAAGAACTTGTTCATTTACTTTGTAGTAGTACCATACTGTGTGGGGATTTGAAACATTCATTGAGGATGTTTTTATGATAATAGACATTGCTCATAGTTTCCCATACAGAAAGCAAAGAATTTAACCCATTGTTGATGGGAGGGCAAGAGTATGTTCCAGGTCCACTGAGCGCTTCCGTTTATTAATTGCCTTTCTTTACACATAGAAGGCTCCATAAGTGCATAGTTATGAAGGAGTCGGTTACTAGTCCTACTTAACTCGCCTTGATTTTaatctccccccctttttttgcagGGGGGCTATTGGTATTgttaatgacaatataataattttgatgtcaacagcaacaattacaacaatattaatagtattagaaaaaatattttttcccaaaaactcaaggaaaagggaaatcagCTTAGTACATGTGGGCTTACTAATTGTCTCCTTGGTGGTTGCGCACTTGAGGAGCCATCATCATGTAAACCAACTTcataaaagaaaattacaatagACAGTGTTAGGTTTAGCAAAATCTTTTAAAGAAATTTCATGAGAATGTGTGTACAAGATAACCTGTACTTTGTGACAGTAATTTCTCTTCATTTGTCTTTCAAACATTTGTATTTGTAATTCATATGGAAATATGGAAGAAATACATAACGTATTTGGTTATAAACAAGTTAAGAGAGGAATGTTATGAGATCTATGACTGCCATTAGCCTGTGTACAAATACAAAGTGAATTAAGGTTTAGATTATTAAGAAGTGTTATGTAGTCTTTTGTTGATGAGCTTCATGTAATGCTGTttagaaaaggcgagagaagcaGTTTTGGGATGAGAAATTGAACATTTTGATGGGTGGCAAGGGACAGTGGGAAGGTTAGGGAGATCAGTCCGGAGAACATTATGCATCATCTTGACTTTCTCAATTTATATTTAGACAGGACTGTTATGCAGTGGGATTCttctgaagaaaagaaaattagaattcAGATAAGCCTGTGAAAGCCTTTTTAGTGTGATTTACTTGCAAGTAAATTCATATTATAGAAGGAAATGTGTCTGAAAGTGGTATCCAAAACCAGATGATTGTAGAATTTATCAGTACAagtaataaatagaaagaatttgtattttgtttgagatatatgtttatatgtatatatgtgtgtgtgtgtgtgtgtgttttaactttAGGCCATTATAACTTTGCTGCATAATATCTGATGTTATTAATTCAATAGAATGGAATATACAgaagcttcatatatatatatttttgtgtgtgcactGTAAGATAAAAATGACTTTTGTAGTAGTTGATGGTTAATGTTTTGGTATAGCCAGATTTCTGAATTGTGTTCTCGTGTGATATAAGATGCTAAGTTGTTTTTATGGTTGAAGAGCAAAGGAGAACCTATGCCTACAATCCAACCAGGCAGTTGCTTAAATTAGATGATGGTGAAATTTATTGACTAAATAGTTGAATGATGAAGATGGTTACAGATTCATGGAATTATTTGATATTTCATTGAACCTGTCTAGTAGTAACATGATGGTATTGGTAATATGATATTTGTTTTGGCAGTTGAAGGTATATTAATACTGTTTGGAAGAAGTAATTGCATGTTCataaagagattgataaataCCTAAAGACGGCCTCTGTTAGAGCGGAAGTATTAGTTATATATGAAACCCCAAATAAATTTAGTGGAATTATACCACCGTCTTGGCCAAACTGTTTCTGAACTAGGGGTACAAAATGCAAACATCAATAGGGTCAGAAAACCCAGGAAGTTAAACGGTATGATGGCCCAATTTTCCTCGTTAACATACCTTCAGTCAACCCACAAAATGTACCAAGCAAAATATGCAAACCATTACTCTTACACACTGAAACACTTTTATTTGTAGAAgctggtaattttttttctttttttccataatgGATTTTATTTCTGTGGATATGAAGTATATCTAGTAGGTGTTTgggtatttcatttttatttcttgattGTAGTATGTTTACAGGGGTTTGCTcttgtctctgcctttcttttttggTGGAAAAGAAGCTGTTCATTCTTGTGACTtgtaaaatttttaattttttctacAAAGTTTGTTCTAATGTGAAAATGTAAGGTAAAAAGAGGACTAAGAAACATTTATTACCTCCAAAGCTACATATTGCTTTTTGAATGTTTTACTCAGTAGATTATTTTGTATTTGGCATTtcttacaca includes these proteins:
- the LOC138861290 gene encoding uncharacterized protein → MEGDGGTPRRVVRVPHTRLAAKEKVPLSEKFLNMSRKVIAKKELNKLHELEKSLKEDPDNEGKPRKRAASPSPLGRVTEAPSATTSDSRTGRGRSFTNPSDLGKLRNREAKSPSPLQRSALSRSRSSVAATGVQTQQNSSKERSTSPSQVNSTASSPRTNPAVADKSLTTRTRLSKSPSPLARTPLPPKIKVSPNKTGSSTYKLNQNVHGALTKLKFKVSNWQVLLKI